TGCCGATTGTTCTGCCGCCCCTGGCAACCGCAGGCCCGATCGTTTTCGAATGGATCGATCCAGGCAATGTCACGCGGAACCTGAGCGGCGCGTCCGGGGTGAAGGTCCGGTTGGGAACGCGCGGCATGGGCTTGCCGCGCGTCTCGCTGGTGGAGGACAAGCTGCCGCACGATCCGGGGTCCTTCCTCCGGTACGCGGGCATCACCCCCAGAGTGATCGAGCTGCCGCTGCTGATCAGGGCGGAATCCGCCACGGCGCTCGAATCGCTGATGGACTCCGTGTTTGCCTGGTTTGCCACAGCAGACGAGCAGACGCAGACGCCTGGCTACCTCCGCGTCACGTTGACAGGGGGCACGCAGCGGCAGATCGCGTGCTACTACGCGGGCGGCCTTGAGGGCGCCAGCGCGCAGGCGCAAGCGGGCAACTACTGGCTGACCGCCACAGTGGAGCTTCGCGCGGTGGACCCCTGGCCCACCGACATCACCGATACCTCGCAAACGTGGACGACTGCCTCGCTGCCAAGCGTGACGATCATCAACCCTGGACAGCTCGACGCGTTCCCGGTCTGGACGATCACCGGGCCGGTGGCCAGCGGCCAGATCGTCGCCAACAGCACGACCGGCAAGTCGTGGACGCTGAACGTCGCCATTGCAGAGCCCGGCCTGGCCTCAATCATTGACACCAGGCCGTCCAATCAGCGCCCGGGCCTGGTCGCCAGGCGTGCAGACGGCCTGACCCTGTTTCCGTTCGTGGCCGCAGACTCCGAGTTCTGGCACCTGCAGCCGGGGGCGAACAACCTGACGATCACGCTGACCGGGACCGGCAGCAACACGCGCGTTGCGGTCTCCTACCGGGCGCGCTATCGCAGCCTGCTGGCGGTGGGGTAAATGGCTACACCGGTGTATCGCCTGTACCACCGTGACGGCGTGTATGACCGCGTTGACGAGTTCACCGACTGGATCGCGCTGAAAAGCATCACGCGGTTCAACGACGTCGGATCCTGGAGCCTGGAGATTCTCCGGGCGTCGCCGTCCGCCCAGATCATCACCCGCCAGAGCGGGATCATTCTGACCCGGGACATCCTCGACGGCAGCGGCGAGCAGACCATCTTCAGCGGGCGGCTGACCCGCCTCTCGATCACGGCGCAGACCCTCAGGCTTGAGGGCTACGACGATCTGGGGCTCCTGCGAGCGCCAGCGCTGCCGACGCCGAGCGGACCGCCCTACACGGACGAGTACGCGGTGCATGGGCCAACTACCGCGTCGACCGTCATGAACCAGCTGGTGCATGCGAACATCGGCACGGGCGCCCGCATAGATCGGCGCGTCACCGGATTGACCGTAGCGACGGACCCGGTGCTCGGAGCCTCCGTCACCTCGCGGACGAGGTTCGACTCGCTAATCGAAGAGTTGCGCCGCCTGGCGGTGGCCGGCGGAGGACTCCGGTTCAACCTCCAGCAGGCCGACCCCGGCCACGCGTCCCCGAACACCCTGATCTTCAGCGTCACTGAGGCGCAGGACCGGACCGCCGACGCCAAGTTCAGCATTGAGCTGGGGACGGCGTTGGACTTCGAGGATGTCTGGGAAGCTCCGCCCTACAACTACCTGTACGTGCTTGGCGGTGAGGAAATGGGGGCCGACCGGCCGGTAACCGAGGGCGGGGACTCGACGTCCATCACCGAGGTTGGGCTACAGATCGAGGCGGTCCTCGACGCCCGGGGGGCGCCGAACGACGCCGAGCTGACGCAGAAGCTCACGGAGGGGCTGGACGGGGCGAAGCCCTCCCGCAGGGTGACGCTACGGCCCTTCGAAAATCCGTCCATCGTCTACGGCGTCAGCTACGACATGGGCGATCTGGTCCAGTTCGTGATCGACGGGACGGCCTACCCGGCGGTGGTCCGTGAGGTCATGATCGAGTGGAAGCCGGACGACGGTATCCGGATCACGCCGACAATTGGCGACCCCGGGTCGAGCAACGATCCGGCCATCGTGCAGCATTACCAGACGCTCGCAACCCGGGTCAGCTACCTGGAAGCGAACTGGAACCTGCCCCCCATCACGACGGCGGCCATCGGTGACATTGGCACCCTTCGGCTCACGGCTGCGGCTG
This is a stretch of genomic DNA from Chloroflexota bacterium. It encodes these proteins:
- a CDS encoding phage tail family protein; this encodes MPIVLPPLATAGPIVFEWIDPGNVTRNLSGASGVKVRLGTRGMGLPRVSLVEDKLPHDPGSFLRYAGITPRVIELPLLIRAESATALESLMDSVFAWFATADEQTQTPGYLRVTLTGGTQRQIACYYAGGLEGASAQAQAGNYWLTATVELRAVDPWPTDITDTSQTWTTASLPSVTIINPGQLDAFPVWTITGPVASGQIVANSTTGKSWTLNVAIAEPGLASIIDTRPSNQRPGLVARRADGLTLFPFVAADSEFWHLQPGANNLTITLTGTGSNTRVAVSYRARYRSLLAVG